The Sulfurimonas sp. genome includes the window ACACTTTTCTTTAAGCTTATCTGACTTAGTAGACTCATACACTCCACCGCTAAGTTGTGCATCATATTCTAGATAAGCTTTAACTCTTGACTTTCTGTTTAATTGTAGATTTTCAAAATCTTCATCTATATAATCTTTTGCTAAAATTGATTCACCATAATATTTTGCATAATAACTAAAATAATAATTACAATCCATAGCATCATGTAACGCTTTATGATTAGCTTCAGTATCCAAAGGATTATCTAAAATCTTCTGATATGCACTAGCAAGCTGAAAACCTATCTCAGTTACAATCTTATGATCTGTTGCATATTTTTTTATAACAAATATCTCCACATCATCCCTAACACCATTATCATTAGAGTCTATCCCGAGAAGTGTTGAGTTATTAAGAGCTTCATCTGGTTCAGGTGGTAGTTCATAACCATTTATAATTTCAGCTTTTGTAACTATTACTTCCATAGTAGCTTTAAAAGGTTTTCTGTTTTTCTTAGCTATGACTTTTAGAGTATATTTTCCAGCACTTGATGCCTTAAAGGTTACTTCTGAAGTAGTTTCATTTGTAAGATGATAATCTTTATTTTTTGATATTACTTTCCATATATAGCTATCCATATCTTGATATTTTGTAGAAACGATGATAGCTTTGTAAGTATGAGATTCATTTGTTTTTATCTCTTTGTTACCTTCTATCTCTATGACTTCCATACATCCAGTTATAAAAAGAACTAAAAACAGACCTAAAATTACTTTTTTTATACTACTCATGATTATTTCCTTTTTTTTGCAATAATTGATAATAGTATCTTTTAGTTTTATTTAGTGCATTAAGATATAAATGTTTATCTTATATTATTAACAGAGTAACAAGTGGTAACACTCTACACTAGATATGTCAATGAGGTTTTTCCAAACTTTTTAGATTTTTTCATCTTGAAGGTACCTATTTTTTCTGGTATTTCTAAACCTGTCATGTGTTCGATGATTATAAGCTTTGTAAGTTGTGGAGGTATAGATGCTATCATTTTTATCATCTTGTCGTAGATATCTTCCATGCCTTCTCGGATGCTAAAAGGTGGGTCTATGTAAAAGTATGCTATTTGATTATTTTTCTTTAAACGAGATATAACTGCTTTAATATTCTCAAAACTATCTCCACTAAAAATTTCACAAGCAGATTCATCTGTTTTTGAGATATTTTCTTTTAAAACTTTTATGGCATCTCTATCTTTTTCCATAAAGATTATATTGTTTGCTCCTCGGCTAAGAGCTTCAAGTCCAATAGATCCACTTCCAGAGAAGACTTCAACAAAGGTAGCATCTATGATATCAAACTGAATTGTATTAAAAAAAGATTCAAGAACTATGGACTTTGAAGAACGAGTAGTTATTTTAGACGGAAGCTTTAAAACAACATTTTTAAACTTTCCAGAAATTATTTTTTTTGTTAATTGTTTCGTATTTGATTTACTATTCATAAAATGCTTTTACTGCTTTTAGTATATTTTGCTGGTACTCTTTAGTAATTAAATCTATTCTTTTTTCTAAAATATGGAAATTAGCACCACCTTGTTCAAAGGATTCAATTTTATTTTCTAATTTCGGACTTATACTCTCATACCTATTTTCAAGTGCTAAAATAAGAGCAGACTTTGAAAAAGGCTTTATTAAATCTGCATCTTTATCTTTTCCAATATAAAAATTTCTATCATCATTATCAATTTTAAAATCTCTTACAACAACATCACATCGCTTTACAGAACTCAAATGAGAAGACAAAAATAGTTCTAACGATTTTTGTAATAATGGTGATTTGCACTCAACTGCTACTTTCATAAAATACTCCCTAAATTATACTCAATACTATATCTTAAATCTTCATCTAAATCTACAACATTATTTAGCATCCATTCCAAATATCCTCTATCATTCATTGAAATTTCTTCTATATAACGCCCGCTATATTTTCCAAATTCAAATTTTTCTATCAATACTTTTTTAAAACTAAGTTCAGTAAAATCACTTTTAGAATTCATCTCTTTGAGATAGTCATAAAGATTTTTCACTACTTGTGCATTATCTAAAGCATTATAAGCATCTAAGCTTTTTTTTTCTTTTTTATAAAGTTTCAACTCATACCTTAAAAACTGCAATGAAAACATTTCACATTCAGGAACTAGATGCTTAGTAACTCTTAGCGTATCTATAACTTCTCCTAAAAAACTAAAACCAGCATTTTGGAGCATATTTAAATCAAATTTTACATTATGACCTATTATAGTGCTAGACGCGTTATTGTATTTTAAAAGAAATTTATAGGCTTGGCTTTCAATTAGTTTAGACTTATTTTTTAGCATCTCTGTTGTTATATGATTTATACTCGAAGCAATAGCAGGTACTTTTTTCCCTTCATTTACAAGTTCATAGAAAGTTGTGACTTCATCATTTTCAAAACAAACAAGACCAATAGAAACTATTTTATCTTTAGTTTCTAAACCTGTTGTTTGAACATCAATAAAAATTAACATTTAACTATCTTAACTCTTTTGCATCTATGAGACATAATCATAAAAGAAAAATATCCACTTACTAAAATAAATGTAAACAACCAGTAGATGCTAAACCATGAAAATACACTGTGAAATGATGTAAAAATATATGTAAAAAAAAGTGCTAAAATCATTAAAGAGCCAACTAGCCATATCATTAACATAAACCACTTTCTCCATACCTTGACTAAATCTCCATAGCCTATTTCTTTGAGTACATCTTTTAAATCACAAGAATACAGTTTAAGTTCATACCCATAAATTTTGGTGTTAAATATATATTTTAAAGCTCTAAAAAGAGCTATGAGAAGTGCCAAACTCCAAGAGATTGGAAACCAAAATTTAAATAAATTTTGTAACGCTAATATAACTTCACTGTTTAAAGGTCGCATACCTTGGTTTATGTATATAATTATCGTTATACTGAGCGAAACTATAGATGCTAATATTAGACTGCACAAGCTTAAACGCACAGCCCATCTAAGCCATAAAAAAAAATAAAACTTACCCATTATTTTTAAATTTACCTAACATACCATAGTAGTTTTCTAAAGTCATAAAACTTTTCTCAAATCTATATCTTATGATAAACTCAACTATTTTATTTTTTAGATTTATTTCTACATTTTCTGCTTTACCATAGTAACCTAAAGATATATTTGTGCTTTTTTTAATTGCATTTTTATCATAACTTATTGCTAGTATTTGAAGATATTTTCCTTTTTTTATTTCACCTAAATTTTCATCTAAGAGTGAAGCACCAGAAAGGTTAATAGCTTTAAAATTAAACAAATCTAAAAAATTTTCTAACTTTTCATCTAAGTTAATTTCTGTATATAAACCTTTTAAAATCTTCATATTTTCTTGTCTTGTAGTTTCATAAGAAGAAATCTTATTTGTTAGGTTTTTTAATCTCTCAAGTGCCGAACTCATAATACTTCTCCTAAGTTTTAAACTACTCGTACATATTATAGAAGTATATCAAAAAAGATTTCTTTTAGCTATAATTTCATTACTTAAATCATAAGAGAGTTATATGGACTATTTACAGATAAAAAAAGTTAAATCTTTGAGTGGAAATATCAAAATTTCTGGTGCAAAGAATGCCTCTCTTCCTCTAATAGCAATGACTATTCTTGCTAAAAACAGCGTTAGTATTAAAAACTTACCTCAAGTAGCAGATATTAGAACACTTTTAAAACTTCTCTCAAACCTTGGAGCAGAATGTAATTTTCATGATGATAAAGTAGTTGTTAATACGTCCTCTCTAGCACAGACAAAAGCAACATACGATATTGTAAAAACCATGAGAGCTTCTATCTTAGTTTTAGGGCCAATTT containing:
- a CDS encoding 3'-5' exonuclease, with amino-acid sequence MLIFIDVQTTGLETKDKIVSIGLVCFENDEVTTFYELVNEGKKVPAIASSINHITTEMLKNKSKLIESQAYKFLLKYNNASSTIIGHNVKFDLNMLQNAGFSFLGEVIDTLRVTKHLVPECEMFSLQFLRYELKLYKKEKKSLDAYNALDNAQVVKNLYDYLKEMNSKSDFTELSFKKVLIEKFEFGKYSGRYIEEISMNDRGYLEWMLNNVVDLDEDLRYSIEYNLGSIL
- a CDS encoding PKD domain-containing protein; the encoded protein is MSSIKKVILGLFLVLFITGCMEVIEIEGNKEIKTNESHTYKAIIVSTKYQDMDSYIWKVISKNKDYHLTNETTSEVTFKASSAGKYTLKVIAKKNRKPFKATMEVIVTKAEIINGYELPPEPDEALNNSTLLGIDSNDNGVRDDVEIFVIKKYATDHKIVTEIGFQLASAYQKILDNPLDTEANHKALHDAMDCNYYFSYYAKYYGESILAKDYIDEDFENLQLNRKSRVKAYLEYDAQLSGGVYESTKSDKLKEKCNFDVASLLGGN
- the rsmD gene encoding 16S rRNA (guanine(966)-N(2))-methyltransferase RsmD yields the protein MNSKSNTKQLTKKIISGKFKNVVLKLPSKITTRSSKSIVLESFFNTIQFDIIDATFVEVFSGSGSIGLEALSRGANNIIFMEKDRDAIKVLKENISKTDESACEIFSGDSFENIKAVISRLKKNNQIAYFYIDPPFSIREGMEDIYDKMIKMIASIPPQLTKLIIIEHMTGLEIPEKIGTFKMKKSKKFGKTSLTYLV